One Mycolicibacterium fortuitum subsp. fortuitum genomic window carries:
- a CDS encoding ATP-binding protein, giving the protein MGETCVRDELRTLFLFEHLSDDQLDTLCQAGSIETFPAGPIVTEGDPATCFYVMLDGELVMSKRSAGVDIQTNRTSMRGVYFGAWSAYIPGEEHIYEASVRLTKPSRVFVLDANAFAGFMQSQFPMAVHLLEGHKVGGRRQSQIIGQREKLLALGNITAGLTHQLNNPAAATARAVADLREGVGKMRHKLAMLADGKFTPQALRMLVTIQDEVAEQVAKNKGLELTALETSDREDEMGDWLEDHDITYAWDYAPTFVEAGLDIDWLERISASVDDALKDGEASATLQAALGWLKYTIDTELRMNEIAEASRRISALLAGAKQYSQMDRGDYQSADVHELLRSTLMMFGDKIGKDKPVSLCKDLDKSLPELHCYPGDLNQVWTNIIDNAIQAMDGHGTLTLRTSRETDEMIRVEICDDGPGIPAEDISRIFTPFFTTKPFGEGTGLGLDLAWRIVVEKHHGDLRVQSKPGDTRFIVLLPLQAPAPEGQAAEAQAAE; this is encoded by the coding sequence ATGGGCGAGACCTGCGTGCGGGACGAACTGAGAACACTGTTCCTGTTCGAGCACCTGTCCGACGATCAACTCGACACGTTGTGTCAGGCCGGCAGCATCGAGACGTTCCCGGCCGGCCCGATCGTCACCGAGGGTGACCCCGCCACGTGCTTCTACGTGATGCTCGACGGCGAACTGGTGATGTCGAAGCGCTCCGCTGGCGTCGACATCCAGACCAACCGCACCTCCATGCGCGGCGTCTACTTCGGTGCCTGGTCGGCCTACATCCCCGGTGAAGAACACATCTACGAAGCGTCGGTGCGGCTGACCAAGCCGTCGCGGGTGTTCGTGCTGGACGCGAATGCGTTCGCGGGTTTCATGCAGTCGCAGTTCCCGATGGCGGTGCACCTGCTGGAGGGACACAAGGTCGGCGGCCGGCGCCAGAGCCAGATCATCGGTCAGCGCGAGAAGCTGCTGGCGCTCGGCAACATCACCGCGGGCCTGACCCACCAGCTCAACAATCCCGCGGCAGCCACCGCGCGCGCCGTGGCCGACCTGCGCGAGGGCGTCGGCAAGATGCGTCACAAGCTGGCGATGCTGGCCGACGGCAAGTTCACCCCGCAGGCGCTGCGGATGCTGGTGACCATCCAGGACGAGGTCGCCGAGCAGGTCGCCAAGAACAAGGGGCTTGAGCTGACCGCGCTGGAGACATCCGACCGCGAGGACGAGATGGGCGACTGGCTCGAAGACCACGACATCACGTACGCGTGGGACTACGCCCCGACGTTCGTCGAAGCCGGCCTCGACATCGACTGGCTGGAACGCATCTCGGCATCGGTCGATGACGCGCTCAAGGACGGGGAGGCCTCTGCCACCCTTCAGGCCGCCCTGGGCTGGCTGAAGTACACCATCGACACCGAGCTGAGGATGAACGAGATCGCCGAGGCGAGCCGGCGAATCTCGGCGCTGCTGGCCGGGGCCAAGCAGTACTCGCAGATGGACCGCGGCGACTATCAGAGTGCCGACGTCCACGAACTGCTGCGCAGCACACTGATGATGTTCGGCGACAAGATCGGCAAGGACAAGCCGGTCAGCCTGTGCAAGGACCTCGACAAGTCACTGCCCGAATTGCATTGCTATCCAGGCGATCTCAACCAGGTCTGGACCAACATCATCGACAACGCCATCCAGGCGATGGACGGCCACGGCACGCTGACCCTGCGCACCAGCCGGGAGACCGACGAGATGATCCGGGTGGAGATCTGCGACGACGGGCCGGGCATCCCCGCCGAGGACATCAGCCGGATCTTCACCCCGTTCTTCACCACCAAACCATTCGGGGAAGGCACCGGCCTTGGCCTGGATCTGGCTTGGCGCATCGTGGTCGAAAAGCATCACGGCGATCTGCGGGTGCAGTCCAAGCCCGGCGATACGCGCTTCATCGTGCTGTTGCCCCTGCAGGCCCCAGCGCCCGAGGGCCAGGCCGCCGAGGCGCAGGCCGCAGAGTAG